A DNA window from Moorella thermoacetica contains the following coding sequences:
- the spoIIP gene encoding stage II sporulation protein P, with translation MGKASRSWRIRGSLGLLVLALVLVGVVYTRSQQQGTAVRVFSLAELLPGNHTTGQYSILVDEQGRVLDMMARRIYIHDEFISADNRRYRVIRIEGNKGICREIGVEQISQEDTGVPAQAGQTMPGDGTNPVQAAGSQIIGVYHSHDDESYVPSDGSQSIPGNGGVLRVGSAFADRLRSLGLTVVHDTTSHAPHDDGAYRRSRRTAMSLMQRGAAALFDIHRDGVPDPTFYRRTINGQDVTMVRLVVGRENQNMSANLDYAKRLKAAADARYPGLIWGIFIGAGSYNQDLSPRAILLEAGSHTNTLQEAERGVTLFADVVPPVLGFAARPAAARTPSTAADWRGVLYVLLAFVIGGGAFLLISAGSWEKAVARVKQFTSIEWVNLLGWRQLRKPGVDRNKITGREREAVELAPVPPRELEANDERADWQKD, from the coding sequence ATGGGTAAAGCCAGCCGGTCTTGGCGAATCCGGGGTAGCCTGGGCCTGCTGGTCCTGGCCCTGGTACTGGTAGGAGTCGTGTATACCCGGAGCCAGCAGCAGGGGACGGCTGTCCGTGTCTTCAGCCTGGCCGAGTTATTGCCGGGGAACCACACCACCGGGCAATATTCAATCTTGGTTGATGAACAGGGCCGGGTCCTGGATATGATGGCCCGCCGGATATATATCCACGATGAATTTATCTCAGCCGATAACCGTCGTTACCGGGTAATTCGCATTGAAGGTAATAAAGGCATCTGCCGGGAAATAGGGGTGGAGCAGATTTCCCAGGAGGATACCGGGGTTCCCGCCCAGGCAGGCCAAACCATGCCCGGCGATGGAACTAATCCGGTCCAGGCTGCCGGTAGCCAGATAATTGGCGTATATCACTCCCATGATGATGAATCCTACGTTCCCTCCGACGGTAGCCAGAGTATCCCCGGGAACGGTGGCGTTTTAAGGGTAGGGAGCGCTTTTGCTGATCGTTTACGCAGCCTGGGCTTGACGGTCGTTCACGACACGACCTCCCATGCCCCCCATGATGACGGCGCCTACCGGCGCTCCCGCCGGACGGCCATGTCCTTAATGCAGAGGGGAGCGGCAGCCTTATTTGATATCCACCGGGACGGTGTACCGGATCCAACCTTTTACCGCCGGACCATCAACGGCCAGGATGTAACTATGGTCCGCCTGGTGGTGGGACGGGAAAACCAAAACATGAGCGCCAACCTGGACTATGCCAAAAGACTAAAGGCAGCAGCCGATGCCCGTTATCCCGGCTTAATCTGGGGGATATTCATCGGCGCTGGCAGCTATAACCAGGACCTCTCGCCAAGGGCGATATTGCTGGAAGCAGGTAGTCATACCAATACGCTGCAGGAAGCAGAACGGGGCGTCACCCTTTTTGCCGACGTCGTGCCGCCGGTCCTGGGGTTTGCCGCCCGGCCCGCTGCTGCCCGTACGCCCAGTACGGCCGCCGACTGGAGGGGAGTCCTCTACGTCCTCCTGGCCTTTGTAATCGGTGGCGGTGCCTTTCTCCTGATTTCCGCCGGTAGCTGGGAGAAGGCCGTTGCCCGGGTGAAGCAGTTTACCTCTATAGAATGGGTTAACCTGCTGGGCTGGCGGCAGCTGCGCAAACCCGGAGTTGACCGGAACAAAATAACAGGCCGGGAAAGGGAGGCGGTCGAACTGGCGCCAGTCCCCCCTCGGGAATTGGAAGCCAATGACGAGCGGGCCGACTGGCAAAAGGACTGA
- a CDS encoding DUF1614 domain-containing protein — MTGYTIGVLLLVLVFGLVYFGLAHRVLDRLYLNDRTALALIVAMIVGSFINIPLTSSRVVTSINVGGALIPLGLAIYILYRAGSVREVGRALLGAVITAVVLFGITYITRGREAWNVYALNLLDPLYYYPLVAGFVAYLVGRSRRAAFVGAILGVLFLNIIDLIFYLRLGLRGTVAFGGAGIIDATFMAAVVAVLLAELIGEVRERMQGGPELAGHSRSLLAGLKGPSLKRTPADIDINRDGLRNEGGEGNG, encoded by the coding sequence ATGACGGGATATACTATTGGCGTCTTATTGCTGGTACTCGTCTTTGGCTTGGTCTATTTTGGTCTGGCCCACCGGGTCCTGGATCGTCTTTATTTAAATGATCGCACGGCCCTGGCCCTTATTGTGGCCATGATCGTGGGCAGCTTTATAAACATCCCCCTGACCAGCAGCCGCGTTGTTACCTCCATAAACGTCGGCGGGGCCTTAATACCCCTGGGGCTGGCCATCTATATTCTCTACCGCGCCGGTAGCGTCCGGGAAGTGGGGCGGGCCTTGCTGGGAGCTGTTATCACCGCCGTCGTCCTCTTCGGCATTACCTACATTACCCGCGGCAGGGAAGCATGGAATGTCTACGCTCTTAACCTCCTGGATCCTCTTTATTATTACCCCCTGGTGGCAGGCTTCGTCGCCTACTTGGTCGGCCGTTCCCGCCGGGCGGCTTTTGTGGGCGCCATCCTGGGGGTGCTATTCCTGAATATAATCGACCTTATCTTTTACCTGCGCCTGGGTCTCCGGGGGACAGTGGCCTTTGGCGGGGCCGGGATTATAGATGCCACCTTTATGGCCGCCGTAGTGGCGGTCTTGCTGGCAGAATTGATCGGTGAAGTCCGGGAAAGGATGCAGGGTGGGCCGGAGCTGGCAGGTCATTCCCGTTCCTTGCTTGCCGGGCTCAAAGGGCCATCCCTGAAACGTACGCCGGCTGATATAGATATAAATCGAGATGGCCTCAGGAATGAAGGGGGCGAGGGTAATGGGTAA